In the genome of Chitinivorax tropicus, one region contains:
- a CDS encoding peroxiredoxin, giving the protein MLNQLVPDFTLPATGNTPFQLTAQRGRHLVIYFYPKDNTPGCTTEGSDFRDHYAEFLAAGCDVVGVSRDSIKSHENFKAKLGFPFALLSDPDETVCELFGVMKMKNMYGKQVRGIERSTFVIDQAGVLRQAWRGVKVPGHVEAVLSFVKAL; this is encoded by the coding sequence ATGCTCAATCAACTTGTTCCTGATTTTACGCTTCCTGCAACCGGCAATACGCCATTCCAGCTCACTGCCCAGCGCGGCAGACATTTGGTCATCTATTTCTACCCCAAAGACAACACGCCCGGCTGCACCACGGAAGGCAGCGATTTCCGCGACCACTACGCCGAATTCCTGGCAGCGGGTTGTGATGTGGTCGGCGTGTCTCGCGACAGCATCAAGTCGCATGAAAACTTCAAGGCCAAACTGGGCTTCCCGTTTGCCCTGTTGTCAGACCCGGATGAAACAGTCTGCGAGCTGTTCGGCGTCATGAAGATGAAGAATATGTATGGCAAGCAGGTGCGAGGTATCGAGCGCAGCACCTTTGTCATCGACCAAGCCGGTGTACTGCGGCAGGCATGGCGAGGGGTGAAGGTGCCCGGCCATGTCGAAGCGGTGTTGAGTTTCGTCAAAGCCTTGTAA
- a CDS encoding YdbL family protein: MNWMKTVTGMLIGAALVGQVWAAADLEVNTPAISQIKGSMQSRHGALAPLYASGAVGLTKDGLVALRDANAVPLPQRAQANQLVSEENRDRGQLYKEIARANNHPEWEAEIRSTFAQRWIDKAQGGWFVQKPGGEWVKK; the protein is encoded by the coding sequence ATGAACTGGATGAAAACCGTCACTGGCATGTTGATTGGTGCCGCACTGGTCGGGCAAGTGTGGGCGGCTGCCGATCTGGAGGTCAATACCCCGGCCATTTCACAGATCAAAGGCAGCATGCAATCCCGCCATGGGGCGCTGGCCCCCTTGTATGCCAGCGGCGCCGTGGGTTTGACCAAGGATGGCCTGGTTGCCCTGCGAGATGCCAATGCCGTGCCTTTGCCCCAACGCGCCCAGGCGAATCAGCTGGTATCAGAGGAAAACCGTGACCGTGGCCAGCTGTATAAAGAAATTGCGCGCGCCAACAACCATCCAGAATGGGAAGCCGAGATCCGTTCCACCTTTGCGCAACGTTGGATCGACAAGGCCCAAGGTGGGTGGTTCGTGCAAAAGCCCGGTGGTGAGTGGGTCAAAAAGTAA
- a CDS encoding ParA family protein: MTILAVFNQKGGVGKTTTALNLAAAMAHNGMEPLLIDLDPQAHLTASCDVTVNSDESIYAFYKDNRPLTELVRPLPNGVNLIPSHVELAKVDTLYRKTGGVIMRLRHALYDEMLASSGVPIIIDCCPFLGILSINAIAAADGMLIPIAAEYLAMKGATQLQNTLEAMSRLADKRIARRFVVTRFVPNRRLSSHIIGDMQERYGEELCKTRIHENSAITESAGYNQDIFSFAPKSKGAKDYGFLLDELVESGFIQLPPKP; the protein is encoded by the coding sequence ATGACCATTCTGGCCGTTTTCAACCAGAAAGGCGGTGTGGGCAAGACCACCACCGCGCTGAACTTGGCCGCTGCCATGGCCCACAATGGCATGGAGCCGCTACTGATCGATCTGGACCCGCAAGCTCATCTGACCGCAAGCTGCGATGTCACCGTCAATTCCGACGAGAGCATTTATGCCTTCTATAAAGACAATCGACCGCTGACCGAATTGGTCAGGCCCTTGCCCAACGGGGTGAATCTGATCCCGTCGCATGTCGAGCTGGCCAAAGTCGATACCTTGTACCGCAAAACCGGTGGTGTGATCATGCGGCTGCGCCATGCGCTCTACGACGAAATGCTGGCCAGCTCCGGGGTGCCGATCATCATCGACTGCTGCCCTTTTTTGGGCATTTTGTCCATCAATGCCATTGCCGCTGCGGACGGCATGCTCATCCCCATCGCTGCCGAATATTTGGCGATGAAAGGTGCCACGCAACTGCAAAACACCCTGGAGGCCATGTCCAGATTGGCTGACAAGCGTATTGCCCGCCGTTTCGTGGTCACCCGCTTTGTGCCCAACCGCCGGCTATCATCACATATCATTGGTGACATGCAGGAACGTTACGGTGAGGAACTATGCAAAACCCGCATCCACGAAAACTCCGCCATCACCGAATCGGCTGGTTATAACCAGGACATTTTCTCCTTCGCCCCGAAAAGCAAAGGGGCAAAGGATTACGGCTTTTTGCTGGATGAGCTGGTCGAGTCAGGCTTCATCCAGCTCCCGCCCAAACCCTGA
- a CDS encoding indolepyruvate ferredoxin oxidoreductase family protein → MTANGITLEDKYRLESGRVFLNGTQALVRLPMLQHQRDIAAGLNTAGFISGYRGSPLGGIDQELWRARQYLEQHTIKFQPGLNEDLAATAVWGSQQVGLFSGAKYDGVFSMWYGKGPGVDRSGDVLRHGNAAGSSKHGGVLLIAGDDHAAKSSTLPHQTDHVFDAFMIPVLNPAGVQEFLDFGIHGWAMSRYSGCWVALKAISDTVESSAIVEVDPNRVQVKLPEDFHMPPEGLNIRWPDPPLVVEERLLHHKLYAVLAYVRANKLNRIVIDSPKPRLGIITSGKSYLDVMQALDDLGIDERMAAEIGLRVFKVGLTWPLESEGVHDFAKGLDEILVIEEKRQVIEYQLKEQLYNWSEDVRPRVIGKFDEKGEWVLPEGNWLLPACGELTPAMIARVIASRIARFHTSEIIETRLAFFAEKEQALKQPREIIARQPYFCSGCPHNTSTKLPDGSVALAGIGCHYMAMWVTPGTKMFTQMGGEGVTWVGIQPFTETKHVFANLGDGTYFHSGILAIRASISANINITYKILYNDAVAMTGGQPVDGTLTVPMLTRQLEAEGVKKIVITTDDPAKYEGVTGLANGITIHHRDELDNIQKMLREIPGVTILIHDQTCAAEKRRRRKRGKMVDPAKRVMINERVCEGCGDCSKQSNCLSVLPVETEFGRKRKIDQSSCNKDFSCIKGYCPSFVTVEGPAKLRKSVQGTAAFGSLPPLPQPTLPDISHPYGILVTGVGGTGVVTIGGVLGMAARLDEIGATVLDQTGLAQKGGSVTTHLRFADRQSKLHAVRIAAGDANAILGCDLVVAANNDCLSKMRKGFTHAVVNTYESPTGDITKNPDMKFPAASMEKTILESVGDDRFDMVNATQLATALMGDSIATNMFMLGYAWQKGLIPVSEAAILRAIELNGAAVDMNRQAFVWGRHAAHDAAFVERIAFPELEATIKRTLETTVDDIVAHRVNYLAGYQDTAYAVRYQALVEKVRAHEKRINPSSEVLTRAVARYYAKLLAYKDEYEVARLYTDGEFLKSLQETFEGDYKLTFHLGPTWLQKEGTPRKFTFGPWMMQAFKLLARFKHLRGGRLDVFGYQHERKVERALIREYEDTIEQLLTQLKPENLALAGEIAALPEKIRGYGHIKLASIEAIRRDREQKLQAFRAVQSAPNAVKAQPIRI, encoded by the coding sequence ATGACCGCCAATGGTATTACATTGGAGGACAAATACCGCCTGGAGTCTGGGCGGGTGTTTCTCAATGGCACACAGGCGCTGGTTCGCCTGCCCATGTTACAACACCAGCGCGATATCGCCGCTGGCCTCAATACCGCAGGTTTCATCTCTGGCTACCGGGGCTCTCCTCTAGGTGGCATCGACCAGGAACTCTGGCGCGCCCGACAATACCTCGAACAACACACTATCAAATTCCAACCCGGTCTGAATGAAGACTTGGCCGCAACGGCGGTCTGGGGTAGCCAACAAGTCGGCTTGTTCTCTGGCGCCAAATATGATGGCGTCTTCTCCATGTGGTATGGCAAAGGGCCGGGTGTCGATCGCTCGGGTGACGTGCTGCGCCATGGCAATGCAGCGGGCAGCAGCAAGCATGGCGGGGTACTGCTGATCGCGGGGGACGATCATGCGGCGAAATCCTCCACCCTACCCCACCAGACCGATCACGTCTTCGATGCTTTCATGATTCCGGTACTCAACCCAGCCGGGGTACAGGAATTCCTGGATTTTGGCATCCATGGCTGGGCCATGAGCCGTTATTCAGGCTGTTGGGTGGCGCTGAAAGCCATTTCCGATACAGTGGAAAGCTCGGCCATCGTCGAAGTTGACCCGAACCGGGTGCAGGTGAAGTTGCCAGAAGACTTCCATATGCCGCCGGAAGGGTTGAACATCCGCTGGCCCGACCCCCCCCTGGTGGTGGAGGAGCGGCTGCTACATCACAAACTATATGCGGTGCTGGCTTATGTCCGCGCCAACAAGCTCAACCGCATCGTCATCGACAGCCCCAAGCCCAGGCTCGGCATCATTACTTCAGGCAAGAGTTACCTGGATGTGATGCAAGCGCTGGATGATCTAGGTATCGATGAGCGGATGGCAGCTGAAATCGGCCTGCGGGTATTCAAGGTGGGCCTGACCTGGCCATTGGAAAGCGAAGGGGTACATGACTTCGCCAAGGGGCTGGACGAGATTCTGGTGATCGAGGAAAAGCGCCAGGTCATTGAATACCAGCTCAAAGAGCAACTCTATAACTGGAGCGAGGATGTCAGGCCGCGTGTCATCGGCAAATTCGATGAAAAAGGCGAATGGGTCCTGCCTGAAGGCAACTGGCTGCTACCCGCCTGTGGCGAGCTGACCCCGGCCATGATCGCCCGGGTCATTGCTTCCCGCATCGCCCGCTTCCACACCAGCGAAATCATCGAAACACGCTTGGCGTTTTTTGCCGAAAAAGAGCAGGCGCTGAAGCAACCCCGCGAGATCATCGCCCGTCAACCGTATTTCTGCTCTGGCTGCCCACACAACACCAGCACCAAGCTGCCCGACGGCAGCGTGGCTCTGGCTGGCATCGGTTGCCATTACATGGCCATGTGGGTCACCCCTGGCACCAAAATGTTCACCCAAATGGGTGGCGAAGGCGTCACCTGGGTCGGCATCCAGCCTTTCACCGAGACCAAGCATGTCTTCGCCAACCTGGGGGATGGCACGTATTTCCACTCAGGCATCCTGGCGATCCGTGCGTCCATTTCGGCCAATATCAATATCACCTACAAGATTCTGTATAACGATGCGGTAGCGATGACAGGCGGCCAACCCGTCGATGGCACACTGACCGTGCCCATGCTGACCCGCCAGCTGGAAGCAGAAGGCGTCAAGAAGATCGTCATCACCACCGATGACCCGGCCAAATACGAAGGTGTCACTGGTTTGGCGAATGGCATCACCATCCACCATCGCGACGAGCTCGACAACATCCAGAAAATGCTGCGCGAGATTCCAGGGGTGACCATTCTGATCCATGACCAGACCTGCGCCGCTGAAAAGCGACGGCGCCGCAAACGCGGCAAGATGGTTGACCCCGCCAAACGGGTAATGATCAACGAGCGGGTCTGCGAGGGCTGCGGTGATTGCTCCAAACAATCCAATTGCTTGTCGGTGCTGCCGGTCGAGACGGAATTTGGCCGTAAGCGCAAGATCGATCAATCCAGCTGCAACAAGGATTTCTCCTGCATCAAGGGTTATTGCCCAAGCTTCGTCACTGTCGAGGGCCCGGCCAAGCTGAGAAAGAGCGTACAAGGCACCGCCGCCTTCGGCAGCTTGCCCCCCCTGCCCCAGCCCACATTGCCGGACATCAGCCATCCGTATGGCATTCTGGTGACCGGTGTGGGCGGCACTGGGGTGGTCACCATAGGTGGCGTGCTTGGCATGGCTGCAAGGCTGGATGAAATCGGGGCCACGGTGCTCGACCAGACCGGTCTGGCCCAAAAAGGCGGCTCGGTCACCACTCACCTGCGCTTTGCCGACCGGCAGAGCAAGCTGCACGCGGTGCGGATTGCTGCTGGTGATGCCAATGCGATTCTCGGTTGCGACCTGGTCGTGGCCGCCAACAACGATTGCCTATCGAAGATGCGCAAAGGCTTCACCCATGCTGTGGTGAATACTTACGAATCGCCCACCGGTGATATCACCAAAAATCCAGACATGAAGTTCCCGGCAGCATCGATGGAAAAGACCATTCTGGAATCGGTCGGTGATGACCGCTTCGACATGGTCAATGCCACGCAACTGGCCACCGCACTGATGGGGGATTCGATTGCCACCAATATGTTCATGTTGGGCTATGCCTGGCAGAAAGGGTTGATCCCAGTCAGCGAGGCGGCCATTCTGCGGGCCATTGAGCTGAATGGCGCAGCGGTTGACATGAACAGACAAGCCTTCGTCTGGGGCCGCCACGCTGCCCATGATGCGGCCTTTGTCGAGCGGATCGCCTTCCCTGAGCTGGAGGCCACCATCAAACGCACGCTGGAAACCACGGTGGACGATATCGTGGCCCATCGTGTCAACTACCTGGCTGGGTATCAAGACACTGCCTATGCTGTCCGTTACCAGGCATTGGTCGAGAAAGTGCGGGCGCATGAAAAGCGTATCAATCCATCCTCTGAAGTGCTCACCCGCGCAGTGGCCCGTTACTACGCCAAGTTGCTGGCATACAAAGATGAATACGAAGTGGCGCGGCTGTATACCGATGGTGAATTCCTGAAATCGCTACAGGAGACCTTTGAGGGGGATTACAAGCTGACCTTCCACCTGGGGCCGACCTGGTTGCAGAAAGAGGGTACGCCACGGAAATTCACCTTTGGCCCGTGGATGATGCAGGCATTCAAGCTATTGGCCCGATTCAAACATCTGCGTGGCGGCAGGCTCGATGTATTCGGCTACCAGCACGAGCGCAAGGTCGAGCGGGCGTTGATCAGGGAATACGAAGACACCATCGAGCAACTGTTGACGCAACTGAAACCGGAGAACCTCGCCCTGGCTGGTGAGATCGCTGCGCTGCCAGAGAAGATCCGTGGCTATGGCCACATCAAGCTGGCCAGCATCGAAGCAATCCGCCGGGATCGTGAGCAGAAGCTGCAGGCCTTCCGCGCCGTGCAAAGCGCACCCAACGCAGTAAAAGCCCAGCCGATCCGTATCTGA
- a CDS encoding PhoH family protein yields MSAAKKSKGKAQQTKLFVLDTNVLMHDPTSLFRFEEHDIYLPMMTLEELDNNKKGMSEVARNARQASRFLDELVTVSHETAIEDGIPLATRNEHAATGHLFLQTQAINTELPLRLPVGKSDNQILGVVMYLQQVFPKREVILVSKDINMRIKARALGFAAEDYFNDKVLEDTDLLYTGMLELPADFWDKHGKGMESWQESGRAFYRVNGPLCNAMLVNQFVYQEGGEKPFYAIVKQQTAKQAVLEVLKDFSHHKNNVWGITARNREQNFALNLLMNPDIDFITLLGQAGTGKTLLTLAASLAQTLEHKIFSEIIMTRVTVPVGEDIGFLPGTEEEKMAPWMGALEDNLDVLNQNDQEAGEWGRAATRDLIRSRIKVKSLNFMRGRTFINKFLIIDEAQNLTPKQMKTLITRAGPGTKVVCLGNIAQIDTPYLTEGSSGLTYVVDRFKGWGHSGHITLQRGERSRLADYAAEVL; encoded by the coding sequence ATGTCCGCAGCCAAAAAATCCAAGGGCAAAGCCCAACAGACCAAATTGTTCGTGCTCGACACCAATGTGCTGATGCACGACCCGACCAGCCTGTTCCGCTTCGAAGAGCATGACATCTATCTGCCGATGATGACGCTGGAGGAATTGGACAACAACAAAAAGGGCATGTCAGAAGTCGCCCGCAATGCCCGCCAGGCCAGCCGCTTCCTTGATGAGCTGGTGACCGTGTCGCATGAGACGGCCATCGAAGATGGCATCCCACTGGCCACCCGCAATGAGCATGCTGCCACCGGCCACCTGTTCTTGCAGACCCAGGCCATCAATACCGAGCTACCACTGCGTTTGCCGGTCGGCAAGTCGGACAACCAGATCCTCGGTGTGGTGATGTATCTGCAGCAAGTCTTTCCGAAACGGGAAGTGATTCTGGTGTCGAAAGACATCAATATGCGCATCAAGGCGCGGGCACTGGGATTCGCGGCAGAAGACTATTTCAACGACAAGGTGCTGGAAGACACCGATCTGCTCTACACCGGCATGCTGGAGCTACCGGCTGATTTCTGGGACAAACACGGCAAGGGGATGGAGAGCTGGCAGGAAAGCGGTCGAGCCTTCTATCGAGTCAATGGCCCGCTGTGCAATGCCATGCTGGTAAATCAGTTTGTCTATCAGGAAGGTGGCGAGAAGCCGTTCTACGCCATCGTCAAGCAGCAGACGGCCAAGCAGGCGGTGCTGGAGGTGCTGAAGGATTTCAGCCACCACAAGAACAATGTCTGGGGCATCACGGCACGCAATCGCGAGCAGAATTTTGCACTGAATCTGTTGATGAACCCCGATATCGATTTCATCACCCTGCTCGGGCAGGCGGGCACTGGCAAGACACTGCTGACGCTGGCCGCGAGCCTGGCCCAAACTCTGGAGCATAAGATCTTCAGTGAAATCATCATGACACGAGTCACTGTGCCGGTTGGTGAGGATATCGGCTTTCTGCCCGGCACCGAGGAGGAGAAAATGGCCCCGTGGATGGGGGCGCTGGAAGACAACCTGGATGTGCTCAATCAGAATGATCAGGAAGCAGGCGAATGGGGCCGGGCAGCCACCCGTGACCTGATTCGCAGCCGCATCAAGGTGAAATCACTCAATTTCATGCGGGGGCGCACCTTCATCAACAAGTTCCTGATCATCGACGAAGCGCAGAACCTGACCCCTAAACAGATGAAGACCCTGATCACCCGCGCCGGGCCCGGCACCAAAGTGGTGTGCCTGGGGAATATCGCCCAGATCGACACGCCCTACCTGACCGAAGGCAGCTCTGGCCTGACCTATGTGGTCGATCGTTTCAAAGGCTGGGGACACAGTGGTCATATCACCCTGCAACGGGGCGAGCGCTCACGGCTTGCAGATTATGCTGCAGAAGTCCTATAA
- a CDS encoding polysaccharide deacetylase family protein, translating into MKQLALKIDVDTYHGTLIGVPALVEVLQRFGAHATFLFSLGPDHTGRAIKRVFRPGFMKKVSRTSVVEHYGIKTLLYGTLLPGPDIGKHAGNIMRQVRDAGFEVGIHTYDHIAWQDYVAHKDADWTQKQMRLACESFEQVFGEPARTHGAAGWQMNRHAYRFEQARHYPYCSDTRGTHPFIPVYEGEIIACPQLPTTLPTLDELIGVGDLTTDNVAQHLLQLTEAEPAQGHVYTLHAELEGRKLLPVFEALLTGWQAQGYQLVSTLQLFESLDLSTLPYHKVLMGEIEGRSGTLALQGPAFLA; encoded by the coding sequence ATGAAACAACTCGCTTTGAAAATCGATGTCGATACCTACCATGGCACCCTGATTGGCGTACCCGCCCTGGTTGAGGTACTGCAACGATTTGGAGCCCATGCCACCTTTCTGTTCAGTCTGGGGCCGGATCACACTGGCCGGGCCATCAAGCGGGTCTTCCGGCCTGGGTTCATGAAAAAAGTCTCGCGTACATCGGTAGTCGAGCATTACGGCATCAAGACCTTGCTGTATGGCACCTTGCTACCCGGCCCGGATATTGGCAAGCACGCAGGCAATATCATGCGACAGGTGCGGGACGCTGGATTCGAGGTGGGGATTCACACCTATGACCACATCGCCTGGCAGGACTATGTGGCACATAAGGATGCAGACTGGACCCAAAAACAGATGCGGTTGGCCTGCGAAAGCTTCGAACAGGTTTTTGGTGAACCAGCCCGCACCCATGGTGCGGCTGGCTGGCAGATGAATCGCCACGCCTATCGCTTTGAGCAGGCCCGGCATTACCCTTACTGCTCGGATACACGCGGCACCCACCCATTCATTCCTGTCTACGAGGGTGAGATCATCGCCTGCCCGCAGCTTCCTACCACCTTGCCCACCTTGGACGAGCTGATCGGCGTAGGCGATCTGACCACCGACAATGTCGCTCAGCACCTCCTGCAGCTCACCGAGGCCGAACCAGCCCAAGGCCATGTCTACACCTTGCATGCCGAGCTGGAAGGCCGCAAGCTGCTGCCGGTGTTCGAGGCCCTGCTGACCGGATGGCAGGCCCAGGGTTATCAGTTGGTTTCAACCTTGCAGCTGTTCGAATCACTGGATCTGTCCACCCTGCCCTATCACAAAGTGCTGATGGGGGAAATCGAGGGACGCTCCGGCACCTTGGCTTTACAAGGCCCAGCGTTTTTGGCTTGA
- a CDS encoding DUF748 domain-containing protein — protein MFPYFFIFRISLLQRVGLAWLLSMAVTAQAATLSMDIKGLSHPAVGMSDVTATLTMQDKVVLDARIGDLHWQGHQHQNVRYHCPDLQMTKQRLRCEKGQLLLPKPVPVALDYWPQAKRFKLELQPPGEYWRVEGQLSGRSPKIDIQLQQADLSRLSPLLPHDGPMITNGRASGQVQIRLDQQAVTAVSGQLAIQQLVFADQTGLHAGDKLAGQLSWVAQRAGEQWQWQGQLDWQQGEVFWNPMYFPRGGHQLIAQGVWSPAGLSVDQAKLNMADIGRASLSLAWSTAQGVERLSLTGQSLSLAQAYGVLLKPWLAGTAAADLEVTGEGDIDLSMRDGALQSLDIALRKADLIDNQQRFALKQVGLTLPWRVDQPTLAELSFDGGHLLKVDIGATRVPLRLNGWDVEVKQASLPILDGRLDLQDFHAAKVAGNWQWAFSGALAPISMPRFSTAMGWPSMKGTLSGKVPRVSFHDQILSMDGTLQMKVFDGTIELAKLKLINPLGVPSLTADLTAHELDLGMLTETFSFGSIAGKVDASVQGLELSNWQPLRFDAKLMSSAGSYPRRISQRAVQNISALGGGGAAVALQKSVLRIFENFRYSQLGLSCRLHNGVCTMTGVEPAPGGYVIVKGGGVPAITVMGYNRQVDWDELIERLKRITRDNLKPVVQ, from the coding sequence ATGTTTCCATACTTCTTTATATTTCGTATCAGCCTGTTACAGCGGGTAGGGTTGGCATGGCTGCTGAGCATGGCGGTCACAGCGCAGGCGGCTACGCTGTCGATGGATATCAAGGGCTTGAGCCACCCAGCGGTTGGGATGAGTGATGTGACCGCGACATTGACGATGCAGGACAAAGTAGTGCTGGATGCCCGGATTGGCGATCTCCATTGGCAGGGCCATCAACATCAGAACGTACGCTATCACTGTCCGGATCTGCAAATGACGAAACAGCGCCTGCGGTGTGAAAAAGGGCAGCTGTTATTGCCCAAGCCGGTGCCCGTCGCGCTGGATTACTGGCCGCAGGCCAAACGCTTCAAGCTGGAGCTGCAGCCGCCAGGCGAGTATTGGCGGGTAGAGGGGCAGCTGTCCGGACGATCCCCCAAGATCGATATCCAACTGCAGCAGGCTGATCTATCCAGGCTGTCGCCACTGCTGCCCCATGATGGCCCGATGATCACCAATGGGCGTGCCTCCGGCCAGGTCCAGATTCGTCTGGATCAACAGGCGGTGACTGCGGTGAGTGGGCAGCTGGCCATCCAGCAATTGGTATTTGCTGATCAAACGGGCCTGCACGCCGGGGACAAGCTGGCTGGACAGCTGAGCTGGGTGGCGCAGCGCGCCGGTGAGCAATGGCAGTGGCAAGGCCAGCTGGATTGGCAGCAGGGCGAGGTGTTCTGGAACCCGATGTATTTCCCGCGTGGCGGGCATCAGCTCATTGCGCAGGGGGTCTGGTCACCTGCCGGGCTGTCGGTGGATCAGGCCAAGCTGAACATGGCGGACATTGGCCGTGCCTCATTGAGCTTGGCCTGGTCAACTGCGCAGGGGGTTGAGCGCTTGAGCCTGACCGGACAATCGCTGTCGCTGGCACAGGCCTATGGCGTCCTGCTGAAACCTTGGCTGGCGGGCACTGCAGCGGCTGATCTCGAGGTGACTGGCGAGGGTGACATCGACCTGAGCATGCGTGACGGCGCCTTGCAGTCGTTGGATATCGCCTTACGGAAAGCCGATCTGATCGATAACCAGCAGCGTTTCGCCTTGAAGCAGGTCGGGCTGACGTTGCCCTGGCGCGTGGACCAGCCGACGTTGGCTGAGCTGTCGTTCGATGGTGGGCATTTGCTGAAGGTCGATATCGGCGCAACGCGGGTGCCGTTACGGCTCAATGGCTGGGATGTCGAAGTCAAACAGGCCAGCCTGCCCATTCTGGACGGTCGGCTGGATCTGCAGGATTTCCATGCCGCCAAGGTGGCTGGTAATTGGCAGTGGGCATTCAGTGGCGCATTGGCGCCGATTTCGATGCCAAGATTCTCCACCGCCATGGGCTGGCCCAGCATGAAAGGCACCTTGTCAGGCAAAGTGCCCCGGGTCAGTTTTCACGATCAGATATTGTCGATGGATGGCACGCTACAGATGAAAGTCTTCGACGGCACCATCGAGCTGGCCAAGCTGAAGCTGATCAACCCCCTGGGCGTGCCCTCGCTGACGGCGGATCTGACCGCGCACGAGCTGGATCTGGGCATGCTGACCGAGACATTTTCCTTTGGCAGCATCGCCGGCAAAGTGGATGCCTCGGTGCAGGGGCTGGAATTGTCAAACTGGCAGCCGTTGCGGTTCGACGCCAAGCTGATGTCCAGCGCGGGCAGCTATCCCAGACGGATCAGCCAACGCGCAGTGCAGAACATCTCCGCGCTGGGCGGGGGTGGGGCGGCGGTGGCACTGCAGAAAAGCGTACTGCGCATCTTCGAGAACTTCCGCTACAGTCAGCTGGGGTTAAGTTGTCGCTTGCACAATGGTGTCTGTACCATGACGGGCGTCGAGCCCGCGCCAGGTGGCTATGTGATTGTCAAGGGCGGGGGCGTGCCTGCCATCACGGTGATGGGCTACAATCGTCAAGTCGATTGGGATGAGCTGATCGAGCGACTCAAGCGCATCACCCGGGACAACCTGAAGCCTGTTGTCCAATAG
- a CDS encoding AraC family transcriptional regulator produces the protein MLGLILRIDHLMTAELAMELDEISPLPQNKPKPLYSTRLDDKLEDCTLRLLEALTTYQETRLLGPSILRELVYRVLTGEQGGSLRAALSQGGHFNRIAKALRQIHAQYEQTLNVAALAEAANMSVPAFHAHFKAVTSTSPIQYIKAIRLHQARLMMIRNGTTAAAASVKVGYESASQFSREFKRLFGRSPTEEVQTSCR, from the coding sequence ATGTTAGGACTGATTCTACGAATTGACCATTTGATGACCGCCGAACTGGCCATGGAGCTTGATGAAATATCCCCACTGCCTCAGAACAAGCCCAAGCCCCTTTACTCGACACGGCTGGATGACAAGCTTGAGGACTGCACCCTACGCTTGCTGGAAGCGCTCACCACCTATCAGGAGACCAGGCTGCTGGGGCCATCGATTTTGCGTGAGCTGGTGTATCGGGTATTGACCGGTGAACAAGGTGGCAGTCTACGCGCAGCCCTGTCGCAGGGCGGGCATTTCAATCGAATTGCCAAAGCGCTTCGGCAGATTCATGCGCAATACGAGCAGACACTGAACGTCGCCGCGCTTGCTGAAGCCGCCAACATGAGCGTGCCGGCTTTTCATGCGCACTTCAAAGCCGTGACATCGACCTCTCCGATTCAATATATCAAGGCCATCCGTCTGCATCAGGCCAGGCTGATGATGATACGTAACGGCACTACTGCCGCCGCCGCATCCGTGAAGGTCGGCTATGAGAGCGCCTCGCAATTCAGTCGGGAATTCAAGCGGCTGTTTGGCAGAAGCCCGACTGAAGAAGTGCAGACGTCCTGTCGCTGA